The Candidatus Eisenbacteria bacterium genome has a window encoding:
- a CDS encoding ATP-dependent DNA helicase RecQ has translation MSDLTDLDIPRFAPPEVLHGDPQRVLESVFGYREFRPGQRHIIDAVLAGSDCIGVMPTGAGKSLTFQIPAKMLPGPVLVISPLISLMKDQVDALTRLGFKATVLNSSVDFQERRKRLGALRRGEMELVYVAPEGLEGSLRPVLADCGTSLVVVDEAHCISHWGHDFRPAYRRLQGLKAECGDIPVLALTATATRRVVGDIIRQLGMRKPAGFKGSFFRPNLHITAHRKGGVGAAKRDMRRDLLGIVRRHRGESGIVYCMSRRGVDSLAKWLVERGVKAVPYHAGLDDRERTHNQDAFARDEVDVVVATVAFGMGIDKSNVRFVVHRDMPKSIEAWYQEIGRAGRDGLPSDCVLMYSWADVIGYEAFLDGIDDPALRQETKQKTIEMFRLVDRRGCRHQGLVRHFDETLEPCGTSCDVCRGATIADLVAGGEHGVERPGRALRPDRSTAINNPELFERLRALRKRLADAEGVPAYIVFSDAVLRGMASRVPRTRSDLATIPGIGPVKLERYGRVFLEEIAKEA, from the coding sequence TTGTCCGATCTCACCGACCTCGACATTCCACGCTTCGCTCCACCCGAGGTCTTGCACGGCGATCCCCAGCGGGTGCTGGAGTCGGTCTTCGGCTACCGCGAGTTTCGCCCCGGGCAACGCCACATCATCGACGCCGTGCTGGCGGGGAGCGACTGCATTGGTGTGATGCCGACGGGGGCGGGCAAGTCACTCACCTTTCAGATCCCTGCGAAAATGCTGCCCGGCCCGGTGCTGGTGATCTCGCCGCTGATCTCACTGATGAAGGACCAGGTGGATGCGCTCACCCGTCTCGGGTTCAAGGCCACGGTGCTCAATTCCAGCGTGGACTTCCAGGAGCGGCGCAAGCGCCTGGGGGCGCTGCGCCGCGGTGAGATGGAGCTGGTGTACGTCGCGCCGGAGGGACTCGAGGGCTCGCTCCGCCCAGTCCTCGCCGACTGCGGAACGAGCCTGGTGGTGGTGGACGAGGCCCACTGCATCAGCCACTGGGGGCACGACTTTCGCCCCGCCTACCGGCGTCTCCAGGGTCTCAAGGCCGAGTGCGGGGACATTCCGGTGCTGGCGCTCACCGCGACCGCGACGAGGCGCGTGGTGGGCGACATCATTCGGCAGCTCGGCATGCGCAAGCCGGCGGGGTTCAAAGGCTCGTTCTTTCGCCCCAACCTGCACATCACCGCGCATCGCAAAGGAGGCGTCGGTGCGGCCAAGCGCGACATGCGCCGCGACCTCTTGGGAATCGTGCGGCGCCACCGCGGAGAGAGCGGGATCGTCTACTGCATGAGCCGGCGAGGGGTGGATTCGCTGGCGAAGTGGCTGGTGGAGCGCGGGGTGAAGGCGGTGCCCTACCACGCCGGGCTCGACGACCGGGAGCGGACCCACAACCAGGACGCATTCGCCCGCGACGAGGTGGATGTGGTGGTGGCCACCGTGGCGTTCGGCATGGGCATCGACAAGAGCAACGTTCGATTCGTGGTGCATCGCGACATGCCGAAGAGCATCGAGGCGTGGTACCAGGAGATCGGCCGCGCCGGCCGCGACGGGCTCCCGAGCGACTGCGTGCTGATGTACTCGTGGGCCGACGTCATCGGCTACGAGGCCTTTCTCGACGGCATCGATGATCCGGCTCTGCGCCAGGAGACGAAGCAGAAGACCATCGAGATGTTCCGACTGGTGGACCGGCGCGGCTGCCGCCACCAGGGGCTCGTGCGCCACTTCGACGAGACGCTGGAGCCGTGCGGGACCTCGTGCGATGTATGTCGCGGCGCCACCATCGCGGACCTGGTGGCCGGCGGCGAGCACGGCGTCGAGAGACCGGGACGCGCGCTCAGACCGGACCGCTCGACGGCAATCAACAATCCGGAGCTTTTCGAGCGGTTGCGGGCGCTGCGCAAGCGCCTGGCCGACGCCGAGGGCGTTCCCGCCTACATCGTGTTCAGTGACGCGGTGCTACGCGGGATGGCGTCGCGGGTGCCGCGTACCCGGTCCGACCTGGCAACCATCCCCGGCATCGGGCCGGTGAAGCTGGAGCGCTACGGGCGAGTGTTTCTCGAGGAGATCGCCAAGGAAGCGTGA
- a CDS encoding FAD-binding oxidoreductase — MKSAGILALSAYGCAPALTRRTELYVNDIHSQLNRTRVSEIVRPETVAELRDLVRRAGRNGEAISIAGGHHAMGGQQFAKDSLNIDTRGLGKVIRFDRERGLMEVEGGIEWPELIQHYLEVQKGGGDTTWGIAQKQTGADRFTIGGTIAANAHGRVLTRKPFIADLDSFVVMDADGELRTCSRTENRELFSLVAGGYGMFGIVTSATVRMVPRRKVERVVEVIQAEDLMGGFEKRIAEGFEWGDFQFSTDDKSDDFLRRGVFSCYRAVDPATRMPDVQKRLADDDWRKLLYLAHADKAEGFRRYSGYYLSTSGQLYWSDTHQMANYLDDYHRALDPTLPERERGTEMITEIDVPRSRFADFLAEVREDFRRNQVDMIYGTVRLIEKDDEGFLTWAKQPYVCTIFNLHTRHTPDGIRHSAEAFQRLIDMAARRDGSYYLTYHRWADRARVESCYPQFAEFLRLKRKYDPRARFQSDWWRHYAKLFGMA; from the coding sequence TTGAAGAGCGCCGGAATCCTCGCGCTCTCGGCCTACGGCTGCGCGCCGGCCCTCACGCGCCGCACGGAGCTCTACGTCAACGACATCCACTCCCAGCTCAACCGCACCCGCGTCAGCGAGATCGTCCGACCGGAGACGGTTGCGGAGCTGCGGGATCTCGTGCGCCGCGCCGGCCGGAATGGGGAGGCGATCTCGATCGCCGGTGGTCACCACGCCATGGGCGGCCAGCAGTTCGCGAAGGACTCACTCAACATCGACACCCGTGGGCTCGGGAAAGTGATCCGCTTCGACCGCGAGCGGGGGCTGATGGAGGTGGAGGGTGGCATCGAATGGCCCGAGCTCATTCAGCACTACCTCGAGGTCCAGAAGGGCGGCGGCGACACCACGTGGGGAATCGCGCAGAAGCAGACCGGCGCCGACCGATTCACGATCGGCGGCACGATCGCCGCCAATGCTCATGGCCGCGTGCTGACGCGCAAGCCGTTCATCGCCGATCTCGACTCGTTCGTCGTCATGGACGCGGACGGCGAGCTGCGGACGTGCAGCCGCACCGAGAACCGTGAGCTGTTCAGCCTGGTCGCCGGGGGCTATGGAATGTTCGGCATCGTGACGTCCGCGACCGTCCGAATGGTGCCGCGCCGCAAGGTGGAGCGCGTCGTCGAGGTGATCCAGGCCGAGGACCTCATGGGGGGATTCGAGAAGCGGATCGCCGAGGGATTCGAGTGGGGCGATTTCCAGTTCTCCACCGACGACAAGTCCGACGACTTTCTGCGGCGCGGAGTGTTTTCGTGCTACCGGGCGGTCGATCCGGCGACGCGGATGCCGGACGTCCAGAAACGACTCGCGGACGACGACTGGCGAAAGCTGCTCTACCTCGCGCATGCCGACAAGGCGGAGGGGTTCCGCCGCTACTCCGGTTATTACCTCAGCACCTCGGGGCAGCTCTACTGGTCAGACACCCATCAGATGGCCAACTACCTCGATGACTACCACCGGGCGCTCGACCCCACGCTGCCGGAGCGCGAGCGGGGCACTGAGATGATCACCGAGATCGACGTGCCGCGATCGCGTTTCGCCGACTTCCTCGCGGAGGTTCGTGAAGACTTCCGTCGCAACCAGGTCGACATGATCTATGGGACAGTGCGACTCATCGAGAAGGACGATGAGGGGTTCCTCACCTGGGCGAAGCAGCCGTACGTGTGCACGATCTTCAACCTCCACACGCGACACACGCCGGACGGGATACGTCACTCGGCTGAGGCGTTCCAGCGCCTCATCGACATGGCGGCGCGCCGGGATGGGAGCTATTACCTGACTTACCACCGTTGGGCGGACCGCGCGCGGGTGGAGTCGTGCTATCCGCAGTTCGCCGAGTTCCTGAGGCTCAAACGCAAATATGATCCCCGGGCGCGTTTTCAGAGCGACTGGTGGAGGCACTACGCGAAGCTGTTCGGAATGGCGTGA